A DNA window from Enterobacter asburiae contains the following coding sequences:
- the clpS gene encoding ATP-dependent Clp protease adapter ClpS, whose translation MGKTNDWLDFDQLAEDKVRDALKPPSMYKVMLMNDDYTPMEFVIDVLQKFFSYDVERATQLMLTVHYRGKAICGIFTAEVAETKVAMVNDYARENEHPLLCTLEKA comes from the coding sequence ATGGGTAAGACCAACGATTGGCTGGATTTCGACCAGCTGGCGGAAGACAAAGTGCGCGACGCGCTAAAACCGCCATCTATGTATAAAGTTATGTTAATGAACGATGATTACACGCCGATGGAATTTGTTATTGACGTGCTACAAAAGTTCTTTTCTTATGATGTAGAACGTGCAACGCAACTGATGCTTACCGTTCATTATCGTGGCAAAGCTATCTGCGGCATCTTCACAGCCGAAGTGGCGGAAACCAAAGTGGCGATGGTGAACGACTATGCGAGGGAGAACGAGCATCCGTTGCTGTGTACGCTGGAAAAGGCCTGA
- the macB gene encoding macrolide ABC transporter ATP-binding protein/permease MacB, translating to MRALLELNNIRRSYPSGDGPVEVLKGISLRVEAGEMVAIVGASGSGKSTLMNILGCLDKPTSGTYRVAGTDVSTLGGDALAKLRREHFGFIFQRYHLLSHLNAAQNVEVPAVYAGVERKKRLERAQMLLTRLGLAERVEYQPSQLSGGQQQRVSIARALMNGGQVILADEPTGALDSHSGEEVMAILHQLRDQGHTVIIVTHDPQVAAQAERIIEIHDGELVSNPPPRESRAAAPKEALPASTGWGQFSSGFREALTMAWLAMAANKMRTLLTMLGIIIGIASVVSIVVVGDAAKQLVLADIRAIGTNTIDVYPGKDFGDDEPQYQQALKYDDLAAIQKQPWVNSATPAVSQNLRLRVGNVDVAASANGVSGDYFNVYGMTFSEGATFNAEQLAGRAQVVVLDANSRRQLFPNKANVVGEVILVGNMPATVIGVAEEKQSMFGSSKILRVWLPYTTISGRIMGQSWLNSITVRVKEGYDSALAEQQLERLLTLRHGKKDFFTWNMDGLLKTAEKTTRTLQLFLTLVAVISLVVGGIGVMNIMLVSVTERTREIGIRMAVGARASDVLQQFLIEAVLVCLVGGAMGIALSMMIAFALQLFLPGWEIGFSPVAIITAFLCSTFTGILFGWLPARNAARLDPVDALARE from the coding sequence ATGAGGGCGCTGCTTGAGCTGAATAACATTCGTCGCAGCTATCCGTCAGGCGACGGTCCGGTGGAGGTGCTGAAGGGCATCTCCCTGCGCGTGGAAGCGGGCGAGATGGTGGCGATTGTCGGGGCATCGGGTTCCGGTAAATCGACGCTGATGAACATTCTCGGCTGTCTGGATAAACCGACCAGCGGTACCTATCGCGTGGCCGGGACGGATGTCTCCACGCTGGGCGGCGATGCGCTGGCGAAGCTGCGCCGGGAACATTTCGGCTTTATCTTCCAGCGTTACCATTTGCTTTCTCACCTGAATGCGGCGCAGAACGTGGAAGTGCCTGCGGTGTATGCGGGCGTCGAGCGGAAAAAGCGACTTGAGCGCGCGCAGATGCTGCTGACGCGTCTGGGGCTGGCGGAGCGGGTGGAGTACCAGCCCTCGCAGCTGTCCGGCGGCCAGCAGCAGCGCGTGAGTATTGCCCGTGCGCTGATGAACGGCGGGCAGGTGATCCTCGCGGATGAACCGACCGGGGCACTTGACAGCCATTCCGGCGAAGAGGTGATGGCGATCCTTCACCAGCTTCGCGATCAGGGCCACACTGTCATCATTGTTACCCACGATCCGCAGGTGGCGGCGCAGGCGGAACGCATTATTGAGATCCACGACGGCGAGCTGGTCAGCAACCCGCCGCCGCGTGAGTCCAGGGCTGCGGCGCCGAAAGAAGCGCTGCCGGCATCAACCGGCTGGGGGCAGTTCTCCAGCGGCTTTCGCGAAGCGCTGACCATGGCCTGGCTGGCGATGGCGGCCAATAAAATGCGTACCCTGTTGACGATGCTCGGCATCATTATCGGTATCGCCTCGGTGGTGTCGATTGTGGTGGTGGGCGACGCGGCGAAGCAGCTGGTGCTGGCCGATATTCGCGCCATCGGCACCAATACCATTGACGTCTATCCCGGCAAAGACTTTGGCGACGACGAGCCGCAGTATCAGCAGGCGCTGAAATACGACGATCTGGCGGCGATTCAGAAGCAGCCGTGGGTGAACTCCGCCACGCCTGCGGTTTCGCAGAACCTGCGTCTGCGCGTGGGCAATGTTGATGTGGCCGCCAGCGCTAACGGCGTGAGCGGAGACTACTTCAACGTCTACGGCATGACCTTCAGCGAAGGCGCCACCTTCAACGCCGAGCAGCTGGCGGGCAGGGCGCAGGTGGTGGTGCTGGACGCGAACTCGCGCAGGCAGCTTTTCCCAAACAAAGCCAACGTGGTTGGCGAAGTGATTCTGGTCGGCAACATGCCTGCCACGGTCATCGGCGTGGCGGAAGAAAAGCAGTCGATGTTTGGCAGCAGTAAGATCCTGCGCGTCTGGCTGCCCTACACCACCATCTCAGGGCGGATTATGGGGCAGTCCTGGCTCAACTCCATCACCGTACGCGTGAAGGAGGGCTACGACAGCGCGCTGGCCGAACAGCAGCTTGAACGGCTGTTAACCCTGCGCCACGGGAAGAAAGATTTCTTCACCTGGAATATGGACGGCCTCTTGAAAACGGCGGAAAAGACCACACGTACTCTTCAGCTGTTCCTCACGCTGGTGGCGGTGATTTCGCTGGTCGTCGGCGGCATCGGGGTGATGAATATCATGCTGGTGTCGGTCACCGAACGTACCCGGGAGATCGGCATTCGCATGGCGGTCGGCGCCCGGGCCAGCGACGTGCTGCAGCAGTTTTTGATTGAAGCGGTGCTGGTGTGTCTGGTTGGCGGGGCGATGGGTATTGCGCTCTCGATGATGATCGCGTTTGCGCTTCAGCTCTTTTTACCCGGCTGGGAGATTGGCTTCTCGCCGGTTGCCATTATTACCGCATTTTTGTGCTCGACCTTCACCGGCATTTTGTTTGGCTGGTTGCCCGCCCGCAACGCGGCGCGGCTGGATCCGGTGGACGCGCTGGCTCGGGAATAA
- the clpA gene encoding ATP-dependent Clp protease ATP-binding subunit ClpA: MLNQELELSLNMAFARAREHRHEFMTVEHLLLALLSNPSAREALEACSVDLVALRQELEAFIEQTTPVLPASEEERDTQPTLSFQRVLQRAVFHVQSSGRSEVTGANVLVAIFSEQESQAAYLLRKHEVSRLDVVNFISHGTRKDEPNQASDSSNQVNNNEEQAGGEDRMENFTTNLNQLARVGGIDPLIGRDKELERAIQVLCRRRKNNPLLVGESGVGKTAIAEGLAWRIVQGDVPEVIADCTIYSLDIGSLLAGTKYRGDFEKRFKALLKQLEQDTNSILFIDEIHTIIGAGAASGGQVDAANLIKPLLSSGKIRVIGSTTYQEFSNIFEKDRALARRFQKIDVTEPSVEETVQIINGLKPKYEAHHDVRYTAKAVRAAVELAVKYINDRHLPDKAIDVIDEAGARARLMPASKRKKTVNVADIESVVARIARIPEKSVSQSDRDTLRTLGNRLKMLVFGQDKAIEALTEAIKMARAGLGHDHKPVGSFLFAGPTGVGKTEVTVQLSKALGIELLRFDMSEYMERHTVSRLIGAPPGYVGFDQGGLLTDAVIKHPHAVLLLDEIEKAHPDVFNILLQVMDNGTLTDNNGRKADFRNVVLVMTTNAGVRETERKSIGLIHQDNSTDAMEEIKKIFTPEFRNRLDNIIWFDHLSTEVIHQVVDKFIVELQVQLDQKGVSLEVSQEARNWLAEKGYDRAMGARAMGARPMARVIQDNLKKPLANELLFGSLVDGGQVTVALDQAKNELTYDFQSAAKHKPEAAH; this comes from the coding sequence ATGCTCAATCAAGAACTGGAACTCAGTTTAAACATGGCTTTCGCCAGAGCGCGTGAGCACCGACATGAGTTTATGACCGTCGAGCATTTACTGCTCGCACTGCTTAGCAACCCATCTGCCCGCGAAGCGCTGGAAGCCTGCTCCGTGGATCTGGTGGCGCTACGTCAGGAACTCGAAGCCTTCATCGAACAAACCACACCGGTGCTGCCAGCCAGTGAAGAAGAGCGCGATACGCAGCCGACGCTCAGCTTCCAGCGCGTGCTGCAGCGCGCGGTATTCCACGTCCAGTCTTCCGGGCGTAGCGAAGTGACTGGCGCAAACGTCTTAGTCGCCATCTTCAGCGAGCAGGAGTCACAGGCTGCCTACCTGCTGCGCAAACACGAAGTCAGCCGCCTCGACGTGGTTAACTTTATTTCTCACGGAACGCGCAAAGACGAGCCTAACCAGGCATCGGATTCCAGCAATCAGGTCAATAACAATGAAGAGCAAGCAGGCGGGGAGGATCGTATGGAAAACTTCACCACCAACCTTAACCAGCTTGCTCGCGTTGGCGGTATCGACCCGCTGATTGGTCGCGATAAAGAGCTGGAGCGCGCGATCCAGGTGCTGTGCCGTCGCCGCAAGAACAACCCGCTGCTGGTGGGTGAGTCAGGCGTGGGTAAAACCGCGATTGCCGAAGGGCTTGCCTGGCGCATCGTGCAGGGCGACGTGCCGGAAGTGATTGCCGACTGCACCATCTACTCGCTGGATATCGGCTCGCTGCTGGCGGGCACCAAATACCGCGGTGATTTTGAAAAACGCTTCAAGGCGCTGTTGAAACAGCTGGAGCAGGACACCAACAGCATCCTGTTTATCGATGAGATCCACACCATCATCGGCGCAGGTGCGGCCTCCGGTGGCCAGGTGGATGCCGCGAACCTGATCAAACCGCTGCTCTCCAGCGGCAAGATCCGCGTGATTGGCTCCACGACCTACCAGGAGTTCAGCAACATCTTTGAGAAAGACCGTGCGCTGGCGCGTCGCTTCCAGAAAATCGACGTGACCGAGCCGTCCGTCGAGGAAACGGTGCAGATCATCAACGGCCTGAAGCCGAAGTATGAAGCGCACCACGACGTGCGTTACACCGCGAAAGCGGTACGTGCGGCGGTGGAGCTGGCGGTGAAATACATCAACGACCGTCATCTGCCGGATAAGGCTATTGACGTGATTGATGAGGCAGGGGCGCGTGCGCGCCTGATGCCGGCCAGCAAGCGTAAGAAAACCGTTAACGTGGCGGATATTGAATCCGTGGTGGCCCGCATCGCGCGTATCCCTGAGAAGAGCGTTTCTCAGAGCGACCGCGACACGCTGCGCACCCTCGGCAATCGCCTGAAAATGCTGGTCTTTGGTCAGGATAAAGCCATTGAGGCCTTAACCGAAGCAATCAAGATGGCCCGCGCCGGGCTGGGGCATGACCACAAGCCTGTCGGTTCCTTCCTGTTCGCTGGCCCGACCGGCGTAGGGAAAACCGAGGTGACGGTTCAGCTCTCCAAAGCGCTGGGCATTGAGCTGCTGCGCTTTGATATGTCCGAGTATATGGAGCGTCACACCGTCAGCCGTTTGATTGGTGCGCCTCCGGGCTACGTGGGCTTTGACCAGGGCGGCCTGCTCACCGACGCGGTGATCAAGCATCCGCACGCGGTCCTGCTGCTCGATGAAATCGAGAAAGCGCACCCGGACGTGTTCAACATCCTGCTGCAGGTGATGGACAACGGGACGCTGACCGACAACAACGGGCGCAAGGCGGACTTCCGCAACGTGGTGCTGGTGATGACCACCAACGCCGGGGTGCGTGAAACCGAGCGTAAATCCATTGGCCTGATCCACCAGGATAACAGCACCGATGCGATGGAGGAGATCAAGAAGATCTTCACGCCGGAGTTCCGTAACCGTCTGGACAACATTATCTGGTTCGATCACCTGTCTACCGAGGTGATCCATCAGGTTGTGGACAAGTTCATCGTCGAGCTGCAGGTTCAGCTGGATCAGAAAGGCGTGTCGCTGGAAGTGAGCCAGGAGGCCCGCAACTGGCTGGCCGAGAAAGGCTACGACCGTGCGATGGGTGCCCGTGCGATGGGTGCCCGTCCGATGGCGCGCGTGATTCAGGACAACCTGAAGAAACCGCTGGCGAACGAGCTGCTGTTTGGCTCGCTGGTGGACGGCGGTCAGGTGACCGTGGCGCTGGACCAGGCGAAGAACGAACTGACGTACGATTTCCAGAGTGCGGCGAAGCACAAGCCGGAAGCGGCTCACTGA
- the cspD gene encoding cold shock-like protein CspD translates to MEMGTVKWFNNAKGFGFICPEGGGEDIFAHYSTIQMDGYRTLKAGQSVRFDVHQGPKGNHASLIVPVEAETVA, encoded by the coding sequence ATGGAAATGGGTACTGTTAAGTGGTTCAACAACGCCAAAGGGTTTGGCTTCATCTGCCCCGAAGGCGGCGGCGAGGATATCTTCGCTCACTATTCCACCATTCAGATGGATGGTTACAGAACGCTCAAAGCCGGGCAGTCCGTCCGGTTCGATGTACATCAGGGACCAAAAGGCAATCATGCCAGCCTAATCGTACCCGTTGAAGCAGAGACGGTTGCATAG
- a CDS encoding bifunctional metallophosphatase/5'-nucleotidase has translation MKKTVIAVLLLSGYASLSPAQEVTVIYTNDLHAHVEPYKLPYVAEGKRAVGGFANIATYVKQEKQKNKATFYFDAGDYFTGPYISSLTKGRAIIDIMNTMSFDAASVGNHEFDHGWDNTLIQLSQAKFPILLGNVFYKNSNVLFWNKPYTILEKDGVKIGVIGLHGVFAFDDTVSSSMRQGIEARDEVKYLQRYLDELRGKVDITVALMHEGFPARQSSIGNTDVKRALDKDIQTAKQVKGLDILITGHAHVGTPEPLKVGNTLVLSTDSGGIDIGKLVLDVDLKKHHNKIKSFELKTLYADEWKPDPATQSVIDSWNKKLSETVRQKVGETPVTLTRAYGESSSLGNLFTDAMLAAAPDAQLALTNSGGLRADLNAGPITLGDVISAFPFPNELTVMDLNGKSLRNLMEHSASLTNGVLQMSKGLEMRYDQHKPVGQRVVLLTLNGKPIVDSDTYRVATNSFLAPGGDGFTAFIDGQNKQVKGGYNLSNAVIDYLVKGNKIIPQQVNEMRVKEVTQ, from the coding sequence ATGAAAAAAACAGTAATCGCGGTTTTATTACTATCGGGATATGCTTCGCTAAGTCCAGCGCAGGAAGTTACCGTCATTTATACCAATGACCTGCATGCACATGTTGAGCCCTATAAACTCCCTTATGTTGCAGAGGGTAAAAGAGCTGTTGGTGGCTTCGCAAATATTGCGACTTACGTCAAGCAAGAAAAGCAAAAGAATAAGGCTACTTTTTATTTCGATGCTGGAGATTACTTTACCGGTCCATACATTAGCAGCCTGACAAAAGGGCGGGCAATCATAGATATTATGAATACAATGTCATTTGATGCTGCGTCTGTCGGCAATCATGAGTTCGACCATGGTTGGGATAATACGCTGATACAGCTCAGCCAGGCTAAATTCCCGATACTGTTAGGTAACGTGTTTTATAAAAATAGTAATGTCCTTTTCTGGAATAAGCCGTATACAATCCTTGAAAAGGATGGCGTTAAAATTGGGGTCATTGGGTTGCATGGCGTGTTTGCTTTCGATGACACCGTTTCATCGTCAATGCGTCAGGGCATTGAAGCGCGTGACGAGGTGAAATATCTCCAGCGTTATCTGGATGAACTACGTGGAAAAGTAGATATAACCGTTGCACTCATGCATGAAGGTTTCCCTGCACGCCAGTCCAGTATCGGCAATACTGATGTCAAACGCGCCCTTGATAAGGATATCCAGACGGCGAAGCAGGTGAAAGGACTGGATATTCTGATTACCGGACATGCGCATGTTGGAACGCCGGAGCCGCTTAAAGTAGGTAACACGCTGGTGCTTTCGACTGACAGTGGTGGGATTGATATTGGTAAACTGGTCCTGGATGTGGATCTAAAAAAACATCACAACAAAATAAAAAGCTTCGAACTTAAGACCCTTTATGCTGATGAATGGAAACCCGATCCGGCAACTCAGAGTGTTATTGATAGCTGGAATAAAAAGCTCTCCGAAACGGTTCGCCAAAAAGTTGGAGAGACGCCTGTTACGCTTACGCGCGCCTACGGGGAATCATCTTCGCTGGGCAATTTATTTACCGATGCAATGCTTGCCGCTGCGCCTGATGCGCAACTGGCGCTCACTAATTCAGGTGGTCTGCGGGCTGATTTGAATGCCGGTCCGATAACCCTCGGCGATGTTATTAGCGCGTTCCCGTTTCCAAATGAGCTTACCGTAATGGATTTGAATGGGAAATCCTTACGAAATCTTATGGAGCATAGTGCGTCACTCACTAACGGTGTTTTGCAGATGTCGAAAGGACTGGAGATGCGCTACGACCAACATAAACCTGTCGGGCAACGCGTTGTGCTACTTACGCTTAATGGCAAGCCAATTGTAGACTCTGATACTTATCGCGTAGCGACAAATAGTTTCCTTGCCCCTGGTGGTGATGGCTTTACTGCATTCATTGATGGACAGAACAAACAGGTAAAAGGTGGATATAACCTTTCCAATGCGGTTATTGATTATCTGGTGAAAGGAAATAAGATCATTCCCCAACAGGTGAATGAGATGCGAGTAAAAGAAGTTACACAGTAA
- the macA gene encoding macrolide transporter subunit MacA — protein sequence MNLKGKRRTLFLLLAVAVLAGGYWLWQVLNAPVPQYQTLIVRPGELQQNVLATGKLDALRKVDVGAQVSGQLKTLSVEIGDKVKKGQLLGVIDPEQAENQIREVEATLMELRAQRAQALAERNLAQVTLTRQQALAKTQAISKQDLDTATTELAVKQAQIGTIDAQIKRNQASLDTAKTNLDYTKIVAPMAGEVTQITTLQGQTVIAAQQAPNILTLADMSTMLVKAQVSEADVIHLKPGQNAWFTVLGDPQTRYEGVLKDILPTPEKVNDAIFYYARFEVPNPQGVLRLDMTAQVHIQLTGVKNVLTIPLSALGESAGESRYKVKVLRNGETREREVVIGARNDTDVVVVKGLEEGEEVVVSESLPGAAK from the coding sequence ATGAACCTCAAGGGAAAACGCAGAACGCTGTTTCTGCTGCTGGCGGTCGCGGTTTTAGCCGGTGGGTACTGGCTATGGCAGGTGCTGAATGCGCCGGTGCCGCAGTATCAGACGCTGATTGTTCGCCCGGGCGAACTGCAGCAAAACGTCCTCGCGACGGGCAAGCTTGACGCGCTGCGCAAGGTTGACGTCGGCGCTCAGGTCAGCGGCCAGCTGAAAACGCTGTCGGTTGAGATTGGCGACAAGGTGAAAAAAGGCCAGCTGCTCGGCGTTATCGATCCTGAGCAGGCTGAGAACCAGATCCGCGAGGTGGAAGCCACGCTGATGGAGCTGCGCGCGCAGCGTGCGCAGGCGCTGGCAGAACGTAACCTGGCTCAGGTAACGCTGACCCGTCAGCAGGCGCTGGCCAAAACCCAGGCTATTTCGAAACAGGATTTAGATACTGCCACCACAGAACTGGCGGTGAAACAGGCGCAGATTGGCACGATTGACGCGCAGATCAAACGCAATCAGGCCTCGCTGGATACGGCAAAAACCAACCTCGACTACACCAAAATCGTCGCGCCGATGGCGGGCGAAGTCACCCAGATCACCACGCTGCAGGGCCAGACGGTGATTGCCGCGCAGCAGGCGCCAAACATTCTGACGCTGGCTGACATGAGCACCATGCTGGTCAAAGCCCAGGTCTCAGAGGCGGATGTTATCCATCTTAAGCCCGGACAAAACGCCTGGTTTACGGTGCTTGGCGACCCGCAGACGCGCTACGAAGGCGTGCTGAAAGACATTCTGCCGACGCCGGAAAAAGTTAACGACGCTATCTTCTACTATGCCCGCTTTGAGGTGCCAAACCCGCAGGGCGTGCTGCGTCTGGACATGACCGCACAGGTGCATATCCAGCTGACCGGCGTGAAGAACGTGCTGACCATTCCGCTCTCTGCGCTCGGCGAGTCCGCCGGGGAGAGCCGTTATAAAGTGAAAGTGCTGCGCAACGGCGAAACGCGCGAGCGCGAGGTCGTGATCGGCGCGCGCAACGACACCGACGTGGTGGTAGTGAAAGGTCTGGAAGAGGGCGAGGAGGTTGTTGTCAGCGAAAGCCTGCCCGGAGCCGCTAAATGA
- a CDS encoding IS1 family transposase: MEFAPKIDLNVCKSWSCPNLGIPDASDYVFPVYRLGYAALECQKCGSLPPLFNTKECDEWFSQFMQRKLGNTGQGCPRCFTAHVIRYGYTKARTPRFQCCTCRYVFTPHYDNAVGLNKNITLLSQLEQGVHSGETTNQRVLAHAVNGFEHDLHVSLPALTRVSTTTMVIPFQGHSARQKLYVVISADADSGKIIQITTNYCDWKAGDTLLYQGSKSFPSSILPSSDTDLIREQEMQFLKRSQFDEIQYGSAELKRNDRGSMVRPVITIHSHFQRLKRRFPGVTDHYLAHECVLRGGAITAWSTEVRLGKTDLWFVSENIENANLSDKAFCLTGSWKMGWWKNVWQRWDNGEICKMIGLLTGQQSTAEPALISLASCTAFAVWLKSHPWSLQCHNFGARVVSQHLVGLGCIYNQQIKENSGR, translated from the coding sequence ATGGAATTCGCTCCAAAAATAGATCTCAATGTTTGTAAAAGCTGGTCATGTCCAAATCTCGGAATACCAGATGCGAGTGATTATGTTTTTCCTGTTTATCGTCTGGGCTACGCTGCACTTGAATGTCAAAAATGTGGCAGTCTTCCTCCACTGTTTAATACAAAAGAATGTGACGAGTGGTTCAGTCAATTCATGCAACGAAAATTAGGAAATACAGGACAAGGTTGTCCCCGCTGTTTTACAGCGCACGTCATTCGCTATGGATACACAAAAGCCAGAACACCCCGCTTTCAATGTTGCACCTGCCGTTATGTATTTACTCCACACTATGACAATGCTGTAGGCCTGAATAAAAATATCACCCTTCTTTCCCAGCTCGAACAAGGGGTGCACTCTGGTGAAACGACAAACCAAAGGGTCCTTGCACACGCGGTTAACGGGTTCGAGCACGATCTGCATGTTTCACTCCCTGCGCTAACAAGGGTGTCAACGACCACAATGGTTATACCGTTTCAGGGTCATTCTGCGAGGCAGAAACTGTATGTTGTAATCAGTGCCGATGCTGACTCCGGCAAAATTATTCAAATAACAACCAACTATTGCGACTGGAAGGCAGGTGATACATTGCTATATCAGGGTTCTAAGTCTTTCCCTTCTTCGATACTCCCGTCGAGCGATACCGATCTTATTCGGGAGCAAGAGATGCAATTTCTTAAACGGAGTCAATTTGATGAAATTCAGTACGGTAGTGCCGAGCTTAAGCGAAACGATCGGGGAAGCATGGTCCGTCCTGTCATTACCATACACAGTCATTTCCAGAGATTAAAACGACGCTTCCCGGGTGTAACCGATCATTATCTCGCCCATGAGTGCGTTTTGCGCGGCGGGGCTATAACTGCCTGGTCAACAGAAGTCCGACTTGGGAAAACCGATCTTTGGTTTGTGTCTGAAAATATTGAAAACGCCAACCTCTCTGACAAAGCATTTTGCCTTACTGGTAGCTGGAAAATGGGATGGTGGAAAAATGTGTGGCAGCGTTGGGATAATGGCGAGATATGCAAGATGATTGGCCTGCTGACCGGACAGCAAAGTACAGCGGAGCCCGCGTTGATTTCACTTGCATCCTGCACTGCATTTGCTGTCTGGCTGAAATCCCATCCATGGTCATTACAGTGTCATAACTTTGGGGCGCGGGTAGTGAGCCAGCATTTAGTGGGTCTTGGCTGTATTTATAACCAACAGATAAAGGAAAATTCAGGCCGTTAA
- a CDS encoding aryl-sulfate sulfotransferase, with the protein MAITYLGMELAPANNQLAVYLKFIIDEAITYSYTVLGRSTSTTSLDFTYSSNDIVSLPEIKIPVIGLYANYLNQVQVVFKNLSGVEIFNQTIQVSTQQQLYRDGTIFHIDIEQTDPANFTTVWGNSWLMTTNCDGYDRNGDLRCYYAQPYRNQMLKTHNGYFYIGSDEDEHWYGRRFFKIDILGNEILEFDLRDRDGNRYANTHDLIWDSADNLFMIGNDNPDRSTNTMRQDASILKFDEKTGVMLWAKNYTRAFDNTQILNNSPTNDAHLNSLSWIPAGEANAEAIVVHTRSAGLTFGISPADGKILWSINTGGFNSNFAAGQGVTQIDTSGIESFENGAHTVFVTKNSAFAGLSNETEGKFVLSLFDNRSCVDNEGNAVTRDITRDSTTDSYKTDPARVMFYAVDLVANTATQAGSIIQLPSDRVPQVTDFMGAAIDYGDYYGIYTNHARSFFISDATGHIIATIYDLICSMDGYPEFSGECYRARLFAKDELDALINIGYQVANG; encoded by the coding sequence ATGGCAATTACCTATCTTGGAATGGAACTCGCCCCTGCTAACAACCAGCTTGCGGTCTATCTGAAGTTTATAATTGATGAGGCGATAACATATTCCTATACGGTACTGGGAAGATCGACTAGCACGACAAGTTTAGACTTTACGTATTCTTCAAATGACATTGTCTCTTTACCTGAGATAAAAATCCCGGTTATTGGACTGTATGCAAACTACCTTAACCAGGTGCAGGTTGTCTTTAAAAACCTTAGCGGAGTGGAAATTTTTAATCAAACCATCCAGGTAAGCACACAGCAACAACTCTACCGCGATGGGACAATTTTCCATATCGATATTGAGCAAACGGATCCCGCTAACTTCACGACCGTATGGGGAAACAGTTGGTTAATGACTACCAATTGTGATGGCTACGACCGGAACGGCGATCTTCGCTGCTATTATGCTCAGCCCTACCGTAATCAGATGCTAAAAACGCATAATGGTTATTTCTATATCGGCAGTGATGAAGATGAACACTGGTATGGGCGACGCTTTTTCAAAATCGATATTTTGGGCAACGAGATTCTGGAGTTTGATTTACGTGACCGCGATGGTAACCGCTATGCTAACACCCACGATCTGATTTGGGATTCCGCCGATAATCTTTTCATGATTGGTAATGATAACCCGGACCGTTCGACCAATACGATGAGACAGGACGCATCAATTTTAAAATTTGATGAAAAGACAGGCGTGATGCTGTGGGCAAAAAATTATACCCGTGCATTTGATAATACTCAGATCCTGAATAATAGCCCCACAAACGATGCTCACCTTAACTCGCTTTCCTGGATCCCCGCAGGCGAGGCAAATGCTGAAGCGATTGTTGTCCATACTCGCTCTGCAGGCCTGACGTTTGGTATTTCTCCTGCCGACGGCAAGATATTATGGAGTATTAATACCGGGGGATTTAACAGTAATTTCGCAGCAGGACAGGGCGTTACGCAGATAGATACTTCCGGTATTGAGAGTTTTGAAAATGGCGCTCATACCGTATTCGTCACTAAAAATAGCGCTTTTGCTGGGTTAAGCAATGAGACTGAAGGAAAATTTGTTCTTTCGCTCTTTGATAATCGCTCCTGCGTTGATAATGAAGGCAATGCGGTTACTCGAGATATTACACGTGATTCAACGACTGATTCTTACAAAACCGATCCTGCGAGAGTCATGTTCTATGCTGTTGATCTCGTCGCCAATACAGCAACCCAGGCAGGTAGCATTATCCAGTTACCCTCCGATCGTGTTCCTCAGGTCACTGATTTTATGGGGGCAGCAATAGATTATGGTGACTACTATGGCATCTACACCAACCACGCACGCTCTTTCTTTATCAGCGATGCAACTGGCCATATTATTGCCACAATCTACGATCTGATTTGCTCGATGGATGGCTATCCAGAGTTCTCTGGTGAATGCTACCGGGCAAGGTTGTTTGCAAAAGACGAGCTTGATGCTTTGATAAATATAGGTTATCAGGTGGCAAACGGCTGA